A single window of Dermochelys coriacea isolate rDerCor1 chromosome 2, rDerCor1.pri.v4, whole genome shotgun sequence DNA harbors:
- the LOC119850433 gene encoding C-C chemokine receptor type 5-like — MTEVADTTTYYYDPETEPCQKADVKKFASLFLPPLYSLVLIFGLVGNVLVVLILIKYKRLRSMTDIYLLNLAISDLLFILSLPFWAYYAAREWDFGNAMCKILSGVYYAGFYSGIFFIILLTIDRYLAIVHAVFALKVRTIAHGIFTSVLIWVVAILASLPGFIFHSVQKEGARWTCSSHYPSGYEIKWKQFLILKMNILGLVIPLVIMIFCYTEIIRTLLRCRNEKKHKAVRLIFIIMIVYFLFWTPFNIVVLMYTFQDSFFLNNCDSSSQLELAIQVTEAVAMIHCCINPVIYAFVGEKFRKYLYTFFQKHIAIYLCKHCLALHGDKLERVSSTYTPSTAEHDISIGL, encoded by the coding sequence ATGACTGAAGTAGCTGACACAACAACCTACTACTACGATCCTGAGACAGAACCATGCCAAAAAGCTGATGTCAAAAAATTTGCATCCCTGTTTCTGCCACCGCTGTACTCCTTGGTGCTGATATTTGGCCTGGTGGGCAATGTGCTAGTTGTGCTGATCCTGATAAAATACAAGAGGCTGAGAAGCATGACTGACATCTATCTGCTGAATCTGGCAATTTCCGATTTACTCTTTATTCTTTCCTTACCATTTTGGGCTTATTATGCAGCACGTGAATGGGATTTTGGAAATGCAATGTGTAAAATTCTTTCAGGGGTTTATTATGCTGGCTTCTACAGTGGAATCTTTTTCATAATACTTTTGACAATAGACAGATATCTGGCAATTGTGCATGCAGTGTTTGCTTTAAAAGTTAGGACAATTGCCCATGGCATCTTCACAAGTGTTTTAATTTGGGTTGTTGCAATATTAGCCTCTCTTCCAGGGTTTATATTTCACAGTGTTCAAAAGGAAGGTGCTCGCTGGACCTGTAGCTCTCATTATCCATCAGGTTATGAAATCAAATGGAAGCAATTCCTGATTTTAAAGATGAACATCCTGGGACTTGTCATTCCACTGGTCATTATGATCTTCTGCTATACAGAGATTATAAGGACATTACTGAGATGTAGGAATGAGAAAAAACATAAGGCAGTCAGGCTTATTTTTATCATAATGattgtttattttctcttctggactcctttcaACATCGTTGTTCTCATGTACACTTTTCAAGATTCATTTTTCCTAAATAACTGTGACAGCAGCAGTCAGCTGGAGCTAGCAATCCAAGTGACAGAAGCAGTTGCAATGATCCACTGTTGTATCAACCCCGTGATCTATGCTTTCGTTGGTGAAAAGTTTAGGAAATATCTTTATACCTTTTTCCAAAAACACATTGCAATCTACCTCTGCAAACACTGTCTAGCTCTTCATGGTGATAAATTAGAACGGGTTAGCTCCACATACACCCCATCCACTGCAGAGCATGATATCTCCATTGGCTTGTAA